One window of the Triticum dicoccoides isolate Atlit2015 ecotype Zavitan chromosome 3B, WEW_v2.0, whole genome shotgun sequence genome contains the following:
- the LOC119274503 gene encoding uncharacterized protein LOC119274503 isoform X2 has product MASPQQPPPAKKPPPLSPTTISALDLDTLREIFLCLLSLPSLVRAALSCRTFLDAVRSSPAFRRRFRALHPPPLLGHFLTTQDTTIPTFVPLRSRSDPDIAAAVRGGDFFLTRLPVPEDGAVSVPVPAPALEDNGDGVSVPVPAPAPEDNGDGVSVPVPAPAPEDDGEDTVSGSEDNDEDPVPEWSIEDCRDGFVVLDNWSTQQIAVYNPLARTLDLFPLPPRREDCEGQYSDYYILAEEEEEDYLPYRVVCVWHSERGARAMVLSSDTSKWQIFPWIDIDGLWPQTAKLVNGCIYWTIGMNDARVLNTSTMQFSRMDKPPRRRGNEILTAGKTKDGRLCVVCAPLGPLTFESVLAVWIRGADDDGIERWMLDKSLPLQEIAGIVRCEFKEDNVKYQVTVRTIIDGFVYFSAYCGVWQHHHSTLWLLSFCLETAALNKLGRILSGVSYPYIMPWPRSLVGTQQGD; this is encoded by the coding sequence ATGGCCTCACCGCAGCAGCCGCCGCCGGCGAAGAAACCCCCACCACTCTCGCCGACAACCATAAGCGCCCTGGACCTAGACACCCTCCGCGAGATCTTCCTCTGCCTCCTCTCTCTCCCGAGCCTCGTCCGCGCCGCCCTCAGCTGCCGCACCTTCCTCGACGCCGTCCGTTCGTCCCCCGCTTTCCGCCGCCGCTTCCGCGCGCTCCATCCACCCCCGCTGCTAGGTCATTTCCTCACCACCCAAGACACCACCATCCCCACCTTCGTGCCTCTCCGCAGCCGCTCCGACCCGGACATCGCGGCGGCGGTACGCGGCGGCGATTTCTTCCTCACCCGCCTCCCGGTCCCCGAAGACGGCGCCGTGTCCGTTCCTGTCCCCGCCCCCGCCCTCGAAGACAACGGCGATGGCGTGTCTGTTCCtgtccccgcccccgcccccgaagaCAACGGAGATGGCGTGTCCGTTCCTGTCCCCGCCCCCGCACCCGAAGACGACGGCGAGGATACCGTCTCTGGCTCCGAAGACAACGACGAGGATCCCGTCCCCGAGTGGTCAATCGAGGACTGCCGCGACGGATTCGTTGTTCTCGACAACTGGAGCACTCAGCAGATCGCCGTCTACAACCCGCTCGCGCGAACCCTGGACCTCTTCCCCCTGCCGCCCCGCCGGGAGGACTGCGAGGGCCAGTATTCTGATTACTACATCCtcgccgaggaagaagaagaagactacttGCCGTATCGCGTCGTGTGCGTCTGGCACAGCGAACGCGGGGCGCGCGCCATGGTTTTATCATCGGACACCAGCAAGTGGCAGATTTTCCCATGGATAGACATTGATGGGCTCTGGCCTCAAACTGCTAAGCTGGTGAATGGCTGCATCTATTGGACCATTGGGATGAATGATGCCCGTGTGCTTAACACTTCTACAATGCAATTCTCTCGGATGGATAAGCCACCGCGCAGGAGAGGGAATGAGATATTGACGGCTGGTAAGACCAAGGATGGAAGACTCTGTGTGGTCTGTGCACCTTTGGGGCCACTGACATTCGAATCCGTGCTTGCTGTTTGGATTCGGGGAGCCGATGACGATGGCATCGAGAGGTGGATGTTGGATAAGTCACTCCCGTTGCAGGAGATAGCTGGAATTGTTCGGTGCGAATTCAAGGAAGACAATGTTAAATATCAAGTGACTGTTAGGACGATTATCGATGGATTTGTGTACTTCTCTGCTTATTGTGGGGTGTGGCAGCATCATCATTCGACACTCTGGCTCCTATCCTTCTGCTTGGAAACAGCGGCGCTGAACAAGCTTGGGCGTATCCTTAGTGGTGTTTCCTATCCCTACATCATGCCGTGGCCTCGTTCTTTGGTTGGTACACAGCAAGGTGACTAA
- the LOC119274503 gene encoding uncharacterized protein LOC119274503 isoform X1: MASPQQPPPAKKPPPLSPTTISALDLDTLREIFLCLLSLPSLVRAALSCRTFLDAVRSSPAFRRRFRALHPPPLLGHFLTTQDTTIPTFVPLRSRSDPDIAAAVRGGDFFLTRLPVPEDGAVSVPVPAPALEDNGDGVSVPVPAPAPEDNGDGVSVPVPAPAPEDDGEDTVSGSEDNDEDPVPEWSIEDCRDGFVVLDNWSTQQIAVYNPLARTLDLFPLPPRREDCEGQYSDYYILAEEEEEDYLPYRVVCVWHSERGARAMVLSSDTSKWQIFPWIDIDGLWPQTAKLVNGCIYWTIGMNDARVLNTSTMQFSRMDKPPRRRGNEILTAGKTKDGRLCVVCAPLGPLTFESVLAVWIRGADDDGIERWMLDKSLPLQEIAGIVRCEFKEDNVKYQVTVRTIIDGFVYFSAYCGVWQHHHSTLWLLSFCLETAALNKLGRILSGVSYPYIMPWPRSLVGTQQANQLIQLKTHNSLL, translated from the exons ATGGCCTCACCGCAGCAGCCGCCGCCGGCGAAGAAACCCCCACCACTCTCGCCGACAACCATAAGCGCCCTGGACCTAGACACCCTCCGCGAGATCTTCCTCTGCCTCCTCTCTCTCCCGAGCCTCGTCCGCGCCGCCCTCAGCTGCCGCACCTTCCTCGACGCCGTCCGTTCGTCCCCCGCTTTCCGCCGCCGCTTCCGCGCGCTCCATCCACCCCCGCTGCTAGGTCATTTCCTCACCACCCAAGACACCACCATCCCCACCTTCGTGCCTCTCCGCAGCCGCTCCGACCCGGACATCGCGGCGGCGGTACGCGGCGGCGATTTCTTCCTCACCCGCCTCCCGGTCCCCGAAGACGGCGCCGTGTCCGTTCCTGTCCCCGCCCCCGCCCTCGAAGACAACGGCGATGGCGTGTCTGTTCCtgtccccgcccccgcccccgaagaCAACGGAGATGGCGTGTCCGTTCCTGTCCCCGCCCCCGCACCCGAAGACGACGGCGAGGATACCGTCTCTGGCTCCGAAGACAACGACGAGGATCCCGTCCCCGAGTGGTCAATCGAGGACTGCCGCGACGGATTCGTTGTTCTCGACAACTGGAGCACTCAGCAGATCGCCGTCTACAACCCGCTCGCGCGAACCCTGGACCTCTTCCCCCTGCCGCCCCGCCGGGAGGACTGCGAGGGCCAGTATTCTGATTACTACATCCtcgccgaggaagaagaagaagactacttGCCGTATCGCGTCGTGTGCGTCTGGCACAGCGAACGCGGGGCGCGCGCCATGGTTTTATCATCGGACACCAGCAAGTGGCAGATTTTCCCATGGATAGACATTGATGGGCTCTGGCCTCAAACTGCTAAGCTGGTGAATGGCTGCATCTATTGGACCATTGGGATGAATGATGCCCGTGTGCTTAACACTTCTACAATGCAATTCTCTCGGATGGATAAGCCACCGCGCAGGAGAGGGAATGAGATATTGACGGCTGGTAAGACCAAGGATGGAAGACTCTGTGTGGTCTGTGCACCTTTGGGGCCACTGACATTCGAATCCGTGCTTGCTGTTTGGATTCGGGGAGCCGATGACGATGGCATCGAGAGGTGGATGTTGGATAAGTCACTCCCGTTGCAGGAGATAGCTGGAATTGTTCGGTGCGAATTCAAGGAAGACAATGTTAAATATCAAGTGACTGTTAGGACGATTATCGATGGATTTGTGTACTTCTCTGCTTATTGTGGGGTGTGGCAGCATCATCATTCGACACTCTGGCTCCTATCCTTCTGCTTGGAAACAGCGGCGCTGAACAAGCTTGGGCGTATCCTTAGTGGTGTTTCCTATCCCTACATCATGCCGTGGCCTCGTTCTTTGGTTGGTACACAGCAAG CAAACCAGCTTATCCAGTTAAAGACACACAATTCTCTTCTGTGA